One genomic window of Mercenaria mercenaria strain notata chromosome 2, MADL_Memer_1, whole genome shotgun sequence includes the following:
- the LOC123564542 gene encoding uncharacterized protein LOC123564542 — protein sequence MYTICFAVTLVCIGVTHASVCCFPKQYEANQGLMKATVKNGQLLILYGNLHYWFDGVSRREVFIEDLTVDGYNTRVTVLKDYNVTNTKYVISGNHCTQKSLTPFKEGCIPDWATKLTSSSYGLKNSGMNFSVYNNSASTVTSFLIASEDCFPILDISAIPTGSSPYMQVVMPYNFTLGILDHTVFDIPAICKPSSPVGK from the exons atgtacaCCATATGTTTTGCTGTCACACTGGTATGTATTGGTGTAACACACGCAAGTGTCTGCTGCTTTCCAAAGCAGTATGAAGCTAACCAAGGGTTAATGAAAGCAACCGTtaaaaatggacaactcttgatTTTATAT GGTAATTTACACTACTGGTTTGACGGTGTAAGTAGGAGAGAAGTATTCATCGAAGACCTTACAGTTGATGGTTATAACACCAGGGTCACTGTCCTCAAAGATTACAATGTAACG aatACAAAGTATGTGATATCAGGGAATCACTGCACACAGAAGTCATTGACGCCGTTCAAGGAGGGCTGTATTCCAg ATTGGGCAACAAAACTCACATCCTCAAGCTATGGTCTGAAAAACTCCGGCATGAACTTCAGTGTGTACAACAACAGCGCAAGCACAGTGACGTCATTCCTTATCGCCTCCGAGGACTGCTTCCCGATTTTAGATATCTCTGCCATTCCAACTGGAT CGAGCCCCTACATGCAGGTCGTGATGCCGTATAACTTCACCTTGGGGATCCTCGACCACACAGTATTCGACATTCCGGCGATCTGTAAGCCTAGCTCTCCTGTCGGAAAATGA